DNA sequence from the Sulfurimonas sp. HSL3-7 genome:
TGACGAGATATTATCGAAGAGAGATTATAGAAAAATATAGCAGTCGAGGTGCGGCTGTTTCACGGCTTATTTTTAAGAAGCGTGCCGGCGTTAATGGTGCTTTGTCAAAAAACGGTGCAGTTGGTTGGCAAATTCGTGGGCGTCTTTCTGACTGAAAGGTTTGGGCCCTTTGGTCACCTCGCCGCTCTCTCTGATCTTTTCCATCAGGTTGCGCATGGCGAGGTACTGCTTGATATTGTCGACGCTGTAGAGCTCCCCCCTGTGGTCGATGGCGTGGGCCTTTTTGGCGATGACGCGGTCGGCCAGCGGAATGTCGGCCGTAATGACCAGATCCCCTTCTCTGACCATCTCGACAATTCGGTGGTCCGCCTCATCCGCACCCTCCTCTACTATGATGTAGGTAATATGGTGGGAGTTACCCAAAGTTATGCGCTTGTTGGAGACGACATAGGTCGGCAAAGAGAGGCGTTCTATGCTGCGAAGCACGATCGGTTTGAGTAGGTTGGGAAAAGCATCGCCGTCGATGTACAAGGTCACTGTTTTGTTCCCCACTTATAGAATCCTCTCCGTCGTCTACTCTCGTTTTTTAAAAATGCAATATAAAGCAGGTAACCATAGGAAACCAGCAACAAAACAACGGCAATGACCCGGACAGCCCCTGATATCAGCCAGTCATACTCATAGACGCCCACTTCTCTGAAGATAAACCAGAAATCATGCTTGTCCGCACCCGGGATAAAGAAGGGATAGCGCTGCGGCGTATGCGAAGTGGACATATACCATGCCACGTAAACCAGATTTTGGGCAAGCCAGATAGCGCCTAGCCCCATTACAATGCTGTTCTCTCTTTTGTAATAGTAATAGATGAATATCATCGGAAGAAGCAGCTGGAAAACAGTGCCGTTGAGTGCCGTTATCAACTCCGGACAAGCGAAAAGATAGCATACTCCGTGCCCCGCTTCATGGACGATCATATTGGCACTGTTCAACACATTGTGAAATGACTGCATCACCCCGTCAAAATTCAGATGGATCATCTTGCCGTGAATAGAGGCGACATAAGCATCATTGTATTTGCTCAGCCAAAGCACGTATGGAAGCAGAAGCAGTATCCCGATGCGCACTGCCGTATCTGAAGGTTTACTTTTTTGATGGCTTCTACTGCGTTCCAGCATCTTCTCTACGCTGAGTTCCTTAAGATTATCCTCTTTTTTCAATACGGTCTCTATCCTAAATCATAGTTGTAAGTCGGTGCATATTCCCGCATCCGGACATGGAAGTGATCGCTTCAGTCCATCGCCGTACAGCCGGAGTAATCATTTTACTACTGCAGATGGGAGATGAGAGATGGCCTGGTATGCCGTGTCCATCATAATATCTATCTCTTCCTTGCTGATGATATAAGGCGGCATGAAGTAGACGATATGGCCAAGCGGTCGCAAAAGTACACCATGCTTCAGGCCGTATTCATACACTTTCAGCCCGATCCGTTCCTGTGGTGCGTACCCCTCAAGTTCAACCGCAGCGACCATGCCGCACTGCCTTACCTCTTTGACATTGGCCAACGTCTCAAAAGCCTGCAGTTTTGACGCGATGTAGTTGGAGTTGTCTCTGTTCTTTTCTATAACATTTTCTGATTCAAAAAGGTCCAGTGTTGCGTTGGCTGCCGCACAGGCCAAGGCATTTCCTGTGTAAGAATGTGAATGCAAAAAGGCCTTGTAAAGTCCGTAATCACAATAAAAAGCAGCGTAGACCTCCTCCGTTGTTAGTACGACGGAAAGCGGCAGATAGCCGCCTGTAAGCCCCTTGGATAACACCATGTAATCGGGTGTTATACCGGCTTGTTCACACGCAAACATCGTACCCGTTCGGCCAAAACCTGCCATCACTTCATCTGCAATAAGATGAATGCCGTAAACATCGCAGAGTTCTCTTGCCTTCGTCAAATAGAGCGGGTGGTACATATGCATCGAACCCGCACCCTGGATCAACGGTTCTACGATCAAAGCAGCGATCTCTTCATGTCTTGTTTTGAAACATTCTGCCAACGCAGCTGCCGCCTCAAGTGCTGCTTCTTCACTCTGATCTTTTGGCACCGGTGTCTGGATAGAGCGAATTAACAGCGGCTCATAGGTCTCTTTGTAGAGTTCCACGTCACCGACGGAGAGTGCCCCTATCGTCTCCCCGTGATAGGAGTTACTCAAGGAGACAAACAAAGAGCGCTCCCGGCCCTGGTTTTTATGGAAATGATAGCTCATCTTCAATGCTACTTCTATAGCAGATGAACCGTTGTCGGCATAAAAACAGCGTGTTAGCCCCTCCGGGGTCAGTTTGACGAGTCTTTCACTCAGACGGATGACCTGTTCATGGGTAAATCCGGCCAGAATAACATGTTCGAGTGTGTCAAGCTGTTTTTTGACCGCTGCGTTGATGTAGCCATTGGCATGACCGAACATATTGACCCACCACGAGCTGACCGCATCGATATACCGATTGCCTTCAAAATCTTCGAGATAGACACCTTCGCCTTTTTTTATAGGTATCATCGGCAAAAATTCATGATCCTTCATCTGTGTGCAGGGATGCCAGATTACATCAAGGTCCCGATCGGCCATCATCTTGTTATTCATCAATTACCCTTTATTCGAATTCGTCATCTAATCATAGCGAAATCCGTGTTTGCAAAAAATGCGACAATCTGCCTAAATTAGGGAACTTTTAGGCTAGTTTAATATTTAAAAACATAAAATATAACCAATTGATATATTAAGGGCACAATCACTATGATCACTTGGATGCAAAGACACCGAAAATACCTCGTAATCACGATATGGATTTCGACATTCGCTTTTATTGGCGCAGGTTTTGTCGGTTGGGGGCAGTACAGCTACGGCGAAAAAGCAGGAGCCGTTGCCAAAGTGGGTGACATCTCGATCACCCAACGTGAATGGCAGCAGGCCTATAGCCGTCTTTATGGTCAGTACAACCAGATTTTCCAAGGGAATTTTGATGAAAAACAGGCAGAAAGTTTTGGTTTAAAACAGCAGGCGATGCGTCAGGTCGTTGAGCAGGCCTTGATTCTTAATCTGGCTAACAGTTATAACCTTGAGGTCACCAAAGAAGAACTTTCAAAAGTGATCACCTCGCAGGATATGTTTTTTGAAAACGGTACATTCTCAAAAGATCTTTATGCAAAGATTTTGAAACAGAACAGACTCAGCATCGTTGATTACGAGAGTGATCTTCGCAACTCCATTTTGATCCAGAAGGTACTCTCTCTTTTTCAAAGCGACCCTCTTCCACTTGAAGAGAAGGTCTTTGCAACAGCAAAAAATATTGCAGATAAAATTGAGTATAAGATTCTTGATACTCAAGACGTTAGCATAGAGACAAGTGAAGAAGCTGTCAAAAGCTACTGGGAGACTCGTCAGCAAAACTACATGACCAGACCATCATTCACGCTTCAAGTACTCACACAGGAAAAAATTTCTGCAGACGCAGATGAAAATGCCATTCTAGAGTACTACAATGCCAACCGTCACGATTTCACAGATGCCCAAGGCAAGATTCTGGAACTTGCAGACGCTAAAGAACAGGTGATCGCTGCGTTAGACGATAAAGCGACTAATAAACAGGCGCTTCGCAACTATATCGCCTTCAAAAAAGGGAAACTGGACGAGAACGTTGCAACAGAAACCATTACTGTCGATGAAGCCAATAACCCGTACTCAAAAGAGCTCTTTGCCGAGATCGCTGCGCTTAACATCACAAGCCCTTTTCTTAAACCGCGCAAAGCAGGTGACACGTACATCACATTAAAACTTGAGCAGATCAATCCGGCAACGCCAAAATCGTTTGAAGATGCTAAAGCGGCTGTTCTGGCCGACTACACCAAAGAAGAAAGTGCGCGAAAACTTCAGCAACTTGCCGAGAACTCTCTCGCCAGCTTTAAAGGCAGATTGAGCGGTTTCATTACACCGGCACAGGCAAGTACGCTGGCAGGGCTCAATAAAGAGGAAACAAAACTTTTTGTCTCAAAGCTTTTTGTCGCTTCGCAAAAACGCGGGTATGTGCCTCTAAACGAAAACAAGATCGTCCTTTTCAACATCAGGGAGCAGAAGCTACTTTCCAATGAAGAGCCCACTGAAGCGATGCAGGTCGCACGTCTAAAAGATTCTATATTTGATCGTTCATTGATCAAGATGCTTGAGAGTAAATACACGGTTGAATCATTTGTAGGAGGCAATTAAAGTGAGTAGATCAGTTTTAGCGATTGACATCGGTTCCACTAAAATCTGTGCAATTATTGCCAATATTGATTCAGAGAACAATATACAGATTATCGGTGCCGGCATTGCTAAAGCACAAGGTCTTAAAAAAGGCAGTATTACCAACATAGAGCTTGCTTCCAAATCGATCAAAAGTGCTTTGGCAGATGCTAAACGCGTTGCAGGGACAGATATTAAAAAAGCCACTGTCAGCATCTCCGGCGCCTACACAAAAAGCCTTGTCTCCAGCGGTATTGTCAACATCCCGAATAAGGAGATCACGCTTAAAGAGATCGAACGCGTCATGCGTACGTCACTTTACAATGCCAATATCCCCAATGAGTATGAAGTGCTGCATACGCTTCCTTTTAATTTCAAAGTGGACGATCAGGACTATATCGAAGATCCTCTGGGGATGAACGCTTCCCGCCTGGAAGTCGAGACGCACATCATCACCACACAGAAATCAAACTTCCACAATCTCCGCAAAGCGGTGCGTGCCGCAGGTGTTGAAGTGGAAAACGTAGTCTTAAGCGGTTACGCTTCTGCCATCGCTGTCTTGAATGAAGATGAAAAAGAGCTCGGTGTCGGTGTTGTCGATATGGGCGGAAGCACTAGCAATATCGTCATTCATTCGGGTAATTCTATCCGCTATAACGACTTCCTGGGTGTCGGTTCAAACCATATCACCAATGACCTCTCTATGGCGCTGCATACACCGTTGAATGTGGCCGACAGTGTCAAGATGGAGTACGGTTCGCTTCACGCTCCGAACAACGATCTTATCGAGCTGCCGATCATCGGCGATGAGAACTCAACCCATGAGGTCTCTCTGGAAGTCGTGCACAATGTCATTTACGCACGTGTCGAAGAGACATTGATGATCATTGCCCAATCTCTGGAGAAAAGTGCTCTTAAAGAACAGATGGGGGCAGGTATCGTCTTAACGGGCGGATTTACAAACATGGTAGGTCTGAGAGAATTGGCCAGTGCCATCTTTGACAACCTGCCTGTGCGTATTGCCAGACCGATAGAGGTCGAAGGGCTCTTTGACCAGCTTCGCAATCCGGCCTATTCCGGTGCACTTGGTCTACTGCGTTATGAAGCGAACGGATATTCACTGTACGAAGTGGATGTCAATAAAAAGATGCGTCATACAAAAAATGACTTTGATGGTATGGACATTCCGCCAAGCGAAGAACCTGAAGAGATCGGCATTCCGACGATCGGCGAACCTGAAGACTCTGCGAAATCCACGACTGTAAACATTGGAAAACCTATCACCCCTCTCAAGTCTAAGGGTGAACAGGAAGCAGGCCCGTTT
Encoded proteins:
- a CDS encoding YaiI/YqxD family protein — encoded protein: MTLYIDGDAFPNLLKPIVLRSIERLSLPTYVVSNKRITLGNSHHITYIIVEEGADEADHRIVEMVREGDLVITADIPLADRVIAKKAHAIDHRGELYSVDNIKQYLAMRNLMEKIRESGEVTKGPKPFSQKDAHEFANQLHRFLTKHH
- a CDS encoding adenosylmethionine--8-amino-7-oxononanoate transaminase; the protein is MNNKMMADRDLDVIWHPCTQMKDHEFLPMIPIKKGEGVYLEDFEGNRYIDAVSSWWVNMFGHANGYINAAVKKQLDTLEHVILAGFTHEQVIRLSERLVKLTPEGLTRCFYADNGSSAIEVALKMSYHFHKNQGRERSLFVSLSNSYHGETIGALSVGDVELYKETYEPLLIRSIQTPVPKDQSEEAALEAAAALAECFKTRHEEIAALIVEPLIQGAGSMHMYHPLYLTKARELCDVYGIHLIADEVMAGFGRTGTMFACEQAGITPDYMVLSKGLTGGYLPLSVVLTTEEVYAAFYCDYGLYKAFLHSHSYTGNALACAAANATLDLFESENVIEKNRDNSNYIASKLQAFETLANVKEVRQCGMVAAVELEGYAPQERIGLKVYEYGLKHGVLLRPLGHIVYFMPPYIISKEEIDIMMDTAYQAISHLPSAVVK
- a CDS encoding peptidylprolyl isomerase, giving the protein MQRHRKYLVITIWISTFAFIGAGFVGWGQYSYGEKAGAVAKVGDISITQREWQQAYSRLYGQYNQIFQGNFDEKQAESFGLKQQAMRQVVEQALILNLANSYNLEVTKEELSKVITSQDMFFENGTFSKDLYAKILKQNRLSIVDYESDLRNSILIQKVLSLFQSDPLPLEEKVFATAKNIADKIEYKILDTQDVSIETSEEAVKSYWETRQQNYMTRPSFTLQVLTQEKISADADENAILEYYNANRHDFTDAQGKILELADAKEQVIAALDDKATNKQALRNYIAFKKGKLDENVATETITVDEANNPYSKELFAEIAALNITSPFLKPRKAGDTYITLKLEQINPATPKSFEDAKAAVLADYTKEESARKLQQLAENSLASFKGRLSGFITPAQASTLAGLNKEETKLFVSKLFVASQKRGYVPLNENKIVLFNIREQKLLSNEEPTEAMQVARLKDSIFDRSLIKMLESKYTVESFVGGN
- the ftsA gene encoding cell division protein FtsA, with product MSRSVLAIDIGSTKICAIIANIDSENNIQIIGAGIAKAQGLKKGSITNIELASKSIKSALADAKRVAGTDIKKATVSISGAYTKSLVSSGIVNIPNKEITLKEIERVMRTSLYNANIPNEYEVLHTLPFNFKVDDQDYIEDPLGMNASRLEVETHIITTQKSNFHNLRKAVRAAGVEVENVVLSGYASAIAVLNEDEKELGVGVVDMGGSTSNIVIHSGNSIRYNDFLGVGSNHITNDLSMALHTPLNVADSVKMEYGSLHAPNNDLIELPIIGDENSTHEVSLEVVHNVIYARVEETLMIIAQSLEKSALKEQMGAGIVLTGGFTNMVGLRELASAIFDNLPVRIARPIEVEGLFDQLRNPAYSGALGLLRYEANGYSLYEVDVNKKMRHTKNDFDGMDIPPSEEPEEIGIPTIGEPEDSAKSTTVNIGKPITPLKSKGEQEAGPFSKFWNWMTQLF